The following are from one region of the Arachis duranensis cultivar V14167 chromosome 10, aradu.V14167.gnm2.J7QH, whole genome shotgun sequence genome:
- the LOC107469971 gene encoding uncharacterized protein LOC107469971 yields the protein MSPFRLVYEKACHLPVDVEHKAFWVVRECNMNLTKAGAERKLQLAELENLCLEAYDNSRRYKEKKKTVHDKHIKRREFRPGQIVLLYNSRLRLVPGKLRSRWEGPYRVEKVEPYGVFHMRHPTSSKFLKVNGHRLKLYHGEKIKNQKELEVFLLEDPPREAE from the coding sequence atgagcccCTTCCGCTTGGTATACGAAAAGGCCTGCCACCTCCCCGTAGATGTGGAACACAAGGCTTTCTGGGTTGTAAGGGAGTGCAACATGAATCTTACGAAAGCTGGTGCCGAAAGAAAGCTACAACTAGCAGAACTAGAGAACCTTTGCTTAGAAGCATATGACAACTCTAGGCGTtacaaggagaaaaagaagactGTCCATGACAAGCACATTAAAAGGAGAGAGTTCAGACCAGGGCAGATAGTTCTTCTATACAACTCCAGACTAAGGCTCGTGCCAGGCAAactgagatcaagatgggaaggtccatatagaGTAGAGAAGGTAGAGCCATATGGAGTTTTCCACATGCGTCATCCTACTAGCTCAAAATTTCTAAAGGTCAATGGACATCGCCTAAAGCTTTATCATGGTGAGAAAATAAAGAATCAGAAAGAACTAGAGGTTTTCCTCTTGGAAGACCCACCAAGAGAAGCAGAATGA
- the LOC107469970 gene encoding uncharacterized protein LOC107469970 has product MPAPLPTLLEDPSTYNSQVVETFSWSPAYSAIKSGKAREWYYTQPEATVINWDMLRREFLEKHFSAEVTDRLRKEISMIIQGESETLYEYWERFNNLLYACPHHMIDKLVLISYFTEGMNPQDKTTLEGASNGSLKKYKTADEAWQLINDLAESTRNHRQRRNHSKAVVEIFSSMETTALTQSIYEMTNLLKEMQLNQQQAQPLPPQQNQQLVPQRVPQTTTSNSSSSYEMARSLAQGQQDMQAQLNSSLNGLTATLQALVSQMDSSLDFAHQPSSSSGIPSQRLPNSKGGINAITLRSRTTLQERNHEELRPPEHDPAEDAVEVEDAKEEEEVQDIVGEEEAQPQNEAPKDVEVTSSALSIPFPQPARKPKKQMKLDPKMVEIFKKVEVIVPLFDVIQQLDAFTGTYSFEIDGRAVKFSLNEAVKHPPEDHSIFQCDIIDETVAEVHQEELEEKYVEQGPSVGILFDNNEKTLPLSPASDDPEPSFE; this is encoded by the exons ATGCCTGCCCCACTTCCAACTTTATTGGAGGACCCTTCCACATATAACTCCCAGGTTGTGGAGACCTTCTCTTGGTCGCCTGCATATTCTGCTATAAAGTCG ggaaaggcgaGGGAATGGTATTACACTCAGCCTGAAGCGACTGTTATTAACTGGGATatgcttagaagagaatttttggaaaaacactTTTcagctgaagttactgatagatTGAGGAAAGAGATTTCAATGATTATTCAAGGTGAATCCGAGACTCTCTACGAATATTGGGAGCGCTTCAACAATCTCCTGTACGCATGTCCCCATCACATGATTGATAAACTAGTATTGATCAGCTACTTCACTGAAGGCATGAACCCCCAGGATAAAACTACACTGGAAGGTGCCAGTAATGGTTCTTTGAAAAAGTACAAAACCGCAGATGAAGCATGGCAGCTGATCAACGACTTAGCCGAGTCCACTAGGAATCACAGACAGAGGCGAAACCATTCAAAGGCTGTTGTCGAAATTTTTTCTAGCATGGAAACTACTGCTCTCACACAAAGTATATATGAAATGACCAACCTACTGAAGGAGATGCAGTtaaatcaacaacaagctcAGCCTCTCCCACCACAACAAAAccaacagttggttccacaaaga GTCCCTCAGACTACTACTTCCAATTCCTCATCAAGTTACGAGATGGCCCGTTCTCTCGCGCAAGGACAACAAGACATGCAGGCGCAACTGAACTCTTCTTTGAATGGTCTGACTGCCACTTTACAAGCTCTCGTCTCCCAGATGGATTCATCACTTGATTTTGCACATCAACCTTCAAGCTCCAGTGGAATTCCTTCTCAACGTTTACCTAATTCCAAGGGcggcatcaatgccatcactttGAGGTCTAGAACCACATTGCAGGAGAGAAACCATGAGGAGCTACGCCCACCAGAACACGACCCAGCAGAGGATGCAGTGGAAGTGGAAGATGctaaagaggaggaggaagtaCAAGAcattgttggagaagaagaagctcaaccaCAGAATGAAGCACCAAAGGATGTTGAAGTTACAAGTAGCGCCCTTTCTATCCCATTTCCACAACCTGCAAGGAAGCCCAAAAAGCAGATGAaacttgatcccaaaatggtagaaatattcaaaaaggtcgAGGTaattgttcccctttttgatgttattcaacag CTGGATGCATTCACAGGAACTTACTCCTTTGAGATAGATGGCAGAGCAGTGAAGTTCAGTTTAAATGAAGCTGTGAAGCATCCTCCAGAAGAtcattctatcttccagtgtgacatTATtgatgaaactgtagctgaagttcaccaggaagaattagaagaaaagtaCGTggaacaaggtccaagtgtcGGGATACTTTTTGATAACAATGAGAAGACTTTACCATTATCACCAGCCTCGGATGATCCAGAGCCTAGCTTTGAgtag